Below is a window of Lacrimispora xylanolytica DNA.
TCTTCTCACAGCCAGCTTCCTCCAGCCATTGTCGGACCATAGGAACCTTAGCATCCTTGCAGTCGATTTTTGTAATAATGCCGATGACCGGCCGGTTGCAGGCATTGGAAACACCGGGAGGAAATAGGTTAAAAGGTTCATTGGCGCTGCAAAGAAGACCTATGACGTCTGATTCATAGGTAAAACAACAAAGGCCCTGGAGGGCCAGATTTTTATTTTCCACGTATTCGCCTGGCGTATCTATGGTAATATCCCAATGATTGACGTACTGAGTCTTATGATAGACCACCGGCTCTCCTTTTAATGCCTGAGTGAGGGATGTTTTACCGGCTTCACTCCTGCCGCACAAAAATAATTTCTTCATAGCATCACCGCTTTGTAATCGGACAGGTCACGTATCCTAAGGAATTGTGAAAATAATCCACAATTTCCGTGATTGCAGCCATTACATCTGCGATTTCCCCTGTGATGATAAGAGTTCCGCTGAATCTGTCTGCAAAGCCAAGATAAATATCTCCGCTCTTTACTGCAATATCAGAAGCTATGACTGCGGATTCCGGAGGCGTCATGTTCATAATTCCAATTGCAGAGGAACGGTAATCAATCTCCGGATTAAGGCCCAGTTTGCGGTATACAATTGGCAACGGACCTCCAATGATATGTGCCAGCGTGATCTCTCTTCCGGCTACGGTTTCCTGTACGATGCGGATCTGCTCTCCGTTTTCTTTTTCCATTACAACCACCTCATTTTTTCTAAAAAGTATATCTATGGATTAATTATAACCATTGACCATGAGGGCAATGTCAATGGTATAATGCATAAATTCATCCCGTTTTTATTGTAATTTACTTATTTTCCTATGCTGAAAACGAAAATATTATAAATAATACCGGAAATCATTTTGACTTCCTCTATCCGTTTTTCTCTCCTGAGTAACAAGCTTCTCAAACAAGCAAAAAACCTTCCCCATAGAAGGAAGGTTCTTTGTTTCTTACTATTTAATATCTCATAGGAATTACATTCATGTAATCTTCTACGGTAGCTCCGTTATAGAACATCTCAATAATTTGTCTTCCCAGAGGATTTAATTCTTCTGTGTTAAACTGCTCAAGTTCCTGCTTAAAGAAATCTGTCAGTATCTTTGCACCGGCATCGTAGCCTTCCAGACCAACTTCCGGCTGGGTTTCAGGTCTTAAGAATGCTCTGCTGATATACTGTCCATCAATCTTTAAGGATTCCAGACCAAAGCCTAATAAAGGACAACGGCATTCCACCAGATGCTCTGGCTTAAACTTCGCGCTTCCACGGCGTGCAATGTATTCTCTGGATACCCACTGAGGCATAAAGCTTACTTCATAAGCTCCAATATGCTGGTTAGGGATTAATACATACCGGGTATTGCTGGAATTCACGATCTGATCCAGAAGAAGATTTGCCTGGGTTACTCTCTTACCAGTTGCGAATGGCCAGTAGGATCCAACACCTTCGCTTGTCATCTCCAGGGAGTCGATAATGCTTGGGTTATTATAACCACGGGGTGCAACCAGACGCCACAGCCATGCCAGTGCAGGAGGCAGGACCTGGAAGATTCCCATGATACCATAGGATGGATTCTCCTTGGTACATGCAGGAGTTCGAACACCAAAGCTTCTCACATCTACTTCAACAGTTCCCTGATAAGCTTTCTCGATCATCTTTCTCGGCAGGATAACTCTTGGGTTAGGACATGGCTTTCCATTGGAATCCAGCGTATGCTCCCATGGAAGGCTGGTTGCACCAGGAATTGCCTTCATATTTAGATAGACAAGTGGTTCTTTCGTCTGAATCAGTAATTTTTCATACTGTGGAGAAGATCCATAGCTCTTGATATTATCAAGACGGATAAACCAGGATGACTCTGCATCAGCTACAACCAGTTTCTTGCTTTCATTCTGGATATTCGGAGGGCATAAAGCCATATCGTCAGTTACCGGAATCAAATCACAGGTCTCGCTGAGTACAAGATAATTCTTTTCTCCAGTGACCGTGTTGGTTCCAAATACAGTTCTTCCATCCATCTCTCTGTGGATATCCTCGATCATCTCACTTTTTCCACCACCAGAAGCACCTTCATGCATGATT
It encodes the following:
- a CDS encoding BMC domain-containing protein, producing MEKENGEQIRIVQETVAGREITLAHIIGGPLPIVYRKLGLNPEIDYRSSAIGIMNMTPPESAVIASDIAVKSGDIYLGFADRFSGTLIITGEIADVMAAITEIVDYFHNSLGYVTCPITKR
- a CDS encoding DUF4914 family protein gives rise to the protein MLECLRKLNLPEYVQEILNHSKGVIVPKTREELIELAMGNGTNNEYEIEYDVKGKGRVLEATATRCTNGIVVNYVEDYMRRRDPNCMYIADNKPTDKPRYEEVFHSNFDSLRTETFEWLKEQELIFFPFKSGGVEYGYDSVLISPLNAGFFAAGLADLQGFENIDDITDFDLKAIVYLAPPFRHTHFNGKQAVIHNRLDGIHEVYSYNLYPGPSAKKGIYGVLLNIGETEGWVTAHASTVKVITPYDNEIVIMHEGASGGGKSEMIEDIHREMDGRTVFGTNTVTGEKNYLVLSETCDLIPVTDDMALCPPNIQNESKKLVVADAESSWFIRLDNIKSYGSSPQYEKLLIQTKEPLVYLNMKAIPGATSLPWEHTLDSNGKPCPNPRVILPRKMIEKAYQGTVEVDVRSFGVRTPACTKENPSYGIMGIFQVLPPALAWLWRLVAPRGYNNPSIIDSLEMTSEGVGSYWPFATGKRVTQANLLLDQIVNSSNTRYVLIPNQHIGAYEVSFMPQWVSREYIARRGSAKFKPEHLVECRCPLLGFGLESLKIDGQYISRAFLRPETQPEVGLEGYDAGAKILTDFFKQELEQFNTEELNPLGRQIIEMFYNGATVEDYMNVIPMRY
- a CDS encoding EutP/PduV family microcompartment system protein — encoded protein: MKKLFLCGRSEAGKTSLTQALKGEPVVYHKTQYVNHWDITIDTPGEYVENKNLALQGLCCFTYESDVIGLLCSANEPFNLFPPGVSNACNRPVIGIITKIDCKDAKVPMVRQWLEEAGCEKIFPVSSITGEGMDDLLSFLKEEKEALTWEEIMEAQEKGLREWDL